In a single window of the Saccharothrix australiensis genome:
- a CDS encoding SEFIR domain-containing protein, whose amino-acid sequence MPSTPRPRVFVSYANDSDEHTDAVHRFAARLRGELGVDVRFDLWERDRRRDWQEWAVRQIEEGDFVLAIASPRYKRLARPDSASLYDAASREEAVSRDDAAFQLVMLREHLAVDRPRWLPKILPVILPGYSADDLPAFLQPYTATRYVIPAQLDELLRVLTGQPRDPLPGLGPSVDPATLERPGLFRATPIGADLSRVLVDASERLAGAVSRLWKGEADRLGLTDPRPLATPWRVGGEDVDRFGEFYRRRVPTGRLLVLGGPGSGKSVSAIRLVSGLLAGWTRGDPVPVLVPVTDWHPGELHAFDWLARRLARDHRLGRTVRWVDGRRTTLASALLEVGLVLPVLDGLETIADDLRADAIEALNRLGSWVPLVVTCGSAQYRALEAAGVGLTRVTRAELRPLAHADVEDYLTETLPHGVDRLAPLFARLRDEPRLTPLTVWLIRAVHRRSDRDPAALGDRERFPDLDAHLLADLLPAVYPDHPEPGARSSSTRRRHPTVRRWLALLVDHLEATGSADIAWWRLDRVLPWVAPGCRVLGGASLGLGLTVEAGPVAGLVAAAAVGALAGSRRYLRRAGVRDLETPHALHFTAARVRSDVAVLFRLLLNGVLVIAGLSALLVAALGLAGDPPVTVRSVLVLSALTAGGGFLVWRFGRAFWRMTRADDRQGMVGLADLDRPTSPGATVRADRAVLLLGTGTMLGLAAVFAVVGVRYAVWMCLGYAAAWAMFSAYTRFTVARLVLASRGQLAWRLMAFLDEARDRGVLRQYGAVHQFRHQALQKRLTDRRV is encoded by the coding sequence GTGCCGTCCACACCGCGCCCGAGGGTGTTCGTCTCGTACGCGAACGACTCCGACGAGCACACCGACGCCGTCCACCGGTTCGCCGCCCGACTGCGCGGCGAGCTAGGCGTCGACGTCCGCTTCGACCTCTGGGAGCGCGATCGGCGGCGGGACTGGCAGGAGTGGGCCGTCCGCCAGATCGAGGAGGGCGACTTCGTCCTCGCGATCGCCTCGCCGCGCTACAAGCGGCTCGCCAGGCCGGACTCCGCGTCTCTCTACGACGCCGCGTCCCGCGAAGAGGCCGTGTCCCGCGACGACGCCGCGTTCCAGCTCGTGATGCTCCGCGAGCACCTGGCCGTCGACCGGCCCCGCTGGCTGCCGAAGATCCTCCCCGTCATCCTGCCCGGCTACTCGGCCGACGACCTGCCCGCGTTCCTCCAGCCGTACACCGCGACCCGCTACGTCATCCCCGCCCAGCTGGACGAGCTGCTGCGCGTGCTGACCGGGCAGCCGCGCGACCCCCTGCCCGGACTGGGGCCGTCGGTCGACCCGGCGACCCTGGAGCGGCCCGGCCTGTTCCGCGCGACACCGATCGGCGCGGACCTCAGCCGCGTGCTGGTCGACGCGTCGGAGCGGTTGGCGGGCGCGGTCAGCCGCCTGTGGAAGGGCGAAGCGGACCGGCTGGGCCTCACCGACCCCCGTCCGCTGGCCACGCCCTGGCGGGTGGGCGGCGAGGACGTCGACCGGTTCGGGGAGTTCTACCGCCGCCGCGTCCCGACCGGTCGCCTGCTCGTGCTCGGCGGACCGGGCTCGGGCAAGAGCGTGTCGGCGATCCGGCTGGTGTCCGGGCTGCTGGCCGGGTGGACGCGCGGCGACCCGGTGCCGGTCCTGGTGCCGGTCACCGACTGGCACCCCGGCGAGCTGCACGCGTTCGACTGGCTGGCCCGCCGGCTCGCCCGCGACCACCGGCTGGGCCGCACCGTGCGCTGGGTCGACGGCAGGCGCACCACGCTCGCGTCCGCGCTGCTGGAGGTCGGGCTGGTGCTGCCCGTGCTGGACGGCCTGGAGACGATCGCCGACGACCTGCGCGCCGACGCGATCGAGGCGCTCAACCGGCTGGGCTCGTGGGTCCCGCTCGTCGTCACCTGCGGTTCGGCGCAGTACCGGGCGCTGGAGGCGGCCGGCGTCGGGCTCACCCGCGTCACGCGGGCCGAACTGCGGCCCCTCGCGCACGCCGACGTCGAGGACTACCTCACCGAGACGCTGCCGCACGGCGTCGACCGGCTCGCGCCGCTGTTCGCCAGGCTGCGGGACGAACCCCGGCTGACACCGCTCACGGTGTGGCTGATCCGCGCGGTGCACCGGCGGTCCGACCGCGACCCGGCGGCGCTGGGCGACCGGGAGCGGTTCCCCGACCTCGACGCGCACCTGCTCGCCGACCTGCTGCCCGCGGTCTACCCGGACCACCCCGAGCCCGGCGCGCGGTCGTCGTCCACCCGCCGACGCCACCCGACCGTCCGGCGCTGGCTGGCGCTGCTGGTCGACCACCTGGAGGCGACCGGCTCGGCGGACATCGCGTGGTGGCGGCTCGACCGGGTCCTCCCGTGGGTCGCGCCCGGCTGCCGCGTGCTCGGCGGGGCGAGCCTGGGTCTCGGCCTGACCGTCGAGGCGGGTCCGGTGGCCGGGCTGGTGGCCGCCGCCGCGGTCGGCGCGCTGGCGGGCAGTCGCCGCTACCTCCGCCGGGCCGGCGTGCGGGACCTGGAGACACCGCACGCCCTGCACTTCACCGCGGCCCGCGTGCGCTCGGACGTGGCGGTGCTGTTCCGGCTGCTGCTGAACGGCGTGCTGGTCATCGCGGGGTTGTCCGCCCTGCTGGTGGCCGCGTTGGGCCTGGCGGGCGACCCTCCGGTCACCGTCCGGTCGGTCCTCGTGCTGTCGGCGCTGACCGCGGGTGGCGGCTTCCTGGTGTGGCGGTTCGGCCGCGCCTTCTGGCGCATGACGCGCGCCGACGACCGGCAGGGCATGGTGGGGTTGGCCGACCTGGACCGCCCGACGAGCCCCGGCGCGACGGTGCGCGCCGACCGGGCGGTGCTGCTGCTCGGCACCGGGACGATGCTGGGCCTGGCGGCCGTGTTCGCCGTCGTCGGCGTGCGGTACGCCGTGTGGATGTGCCTCGGCTACGCCGCCGCGTGGGCGATGTTCAGCGCGTACACGAGGTTCACGGTGGCACGGCTGGTGCTGGCGTCACGAGGCCAGCTGGCGTGGCGGCTCATGGCCTTCCTGGACGAGGCCCGCGACCGCGGCGTGCTCCGCCAGTACGGTGCCGTGCACCAGTTCCGCCACCAGGCCCTGCAAAAGCGGTTGACCGACCGGCGGGTGTGA
- a CDS encoding serine hydrolase domain-containing protein, with product MAEFQSPGRPKVRAAIDSVVPELGVPSIMVQIRDEDGTWFGSAGVADTVTGAPRVPGEHLHSGSISKAFTAATLLQLEAEGRLSIDDTVDRWLPGAMAENGYDGTQVTIRHLLSNTSGLFATGMALEFQRRYLTRSAFDEHRFDVYQPADVLAIALSEPPVGRPGETFWYSNGGFAFAAAIIEEVTGNSLESEVHRTVVRPLGLKHTFMRHREETGYHGRHPRSYSKLYLKEGTRVEDVTPETWTTLMEDPSLPPMDTTDVNTSGGWGAANVVATPDELITFYTAMVTGGLLPADQHRAMWDTVDTAGTYWLANARYGLGVYQLTLSDGQVLRGGGGASYGTYTFTMGTPDGKRMMLVHTNNDWAAFPAIDRIIEAEFGAGGLRLEM from the coding sequence ATGGCAGAGTTCCAGAGTCCGGGACGCCCGAAGGTGCGCGCCGCCATCGACTCGGTGGTGCCCGAGCTGGGCGTACCCAGCATCATGGTCCAGATCCGGGACGAGGACGGGACCTGGTTCGGTTCCGCCGGGGTGGCCGACACCGTCACGGGAGCGCCGCGCGTGCCGGGCGAGCACCTGCACTCCGGCAGCATCTCCAAGGCGTTCACCGCCGCCACGCTGCTGCAACTGGAGGCCGAGGGCCGCCTGAGCATCGACGACACCGTGGACCGGTGGCTGCCGGGCGCGATGGCGGAGAACGGCTACGACGGCACCCAGGTCACCATCCGGCACCTGCTGTCCAACACCAGCGGCCTGTTCGCCACGGGCATGGCGCTGGAGTTCCAGCGTCGCTACCTGACCCGCTCCGCGTTCGACGAGCACCGCTTCGACGTGTACCAGCCCGCCGACGTGCTGGCGATCGCGCTGTCGGAGCCCCCGGTCGGGCGGCCCGGCGAGACGTTCTGGTACTCCAACGGCGGGTTCGCCTTCGCCGCGGCGATCATCGAGGAGGTCACCGGCAACAGCCTGGAGTCCGAGGTGCACCGGACCGTGGTGCGACCGCTGGGGTTGAAGCACACGTTCATGCGCCACCGGGAGGAGACGGGGTACCACGGGCGGCACCCCCGCTCCTACTCGAAGCTGTACTTGAAGGAGGGCACGCGCGTCGAGGACGTCACGCCGGAGACGTGGACGACCCTGATGGAGGACCCGAGCCTGCCGCCCATGGACACCACCGACGTGAACACGTCGGGCGGCTGGGGAGCGGCCAACGTCGTGGCGACGCCGGACGAGCTGATCACGTTCTACACCGCGATGGTCACCGGCGGCCTGCTGCCCGCCGACCAGCACCGCGCCATGTGGGACACGGTGGACACCGCGGGCACGTACTGGTTGGCCAACGCCCGCTACGGCCTCGGGGTGTACCAGTTGACGCTGTCCGACGGCCAGGTCCTGCGCGGTGGCGGCGGTGCGAGTTACGGCACGTACACCTTCACGATGGGCACGCCCGACGGCAAGCGCATGATGCTCGTCCACACGAACAACGACTGGGCGGCGTTCCCGGCGATCGACCGGATCATCGAGGCCGAGTTCGGGGCGGGGGGCCTCCGGCTCGAAATGTGA
- a CDS encoding toll/interleukin-1 receptor domain-containing protein — protein sequence MEPEIPPRSGPRTRTPHPSPPTEPQSCGPATVSGPRSASRTPGGAAGYAGNLQGIPEGAPALSPTVFVSYVHGTDEHKRQVLEFARFLRAHGVTAVLDRWTTVARKDWYPWIVAEILRADHVLAIASGPYRDVFDGRTPATRYRGSQAEAALLRELLHGDRDTWLPKILPVVLPGRHADEVPLLLQPHSCDRYQVTGFTESGAEDLLRVIHRKPKHIAPPVGPPPDLPPRTW from the coding sequence ATGGAACCAGAGATCCCGCCCCGGTCGGGGCCTCGCACCCGGACGCCGCACCCGTCACCACCGACGGAACCGCAATCCTGCGGCCCCGCAACGGTTTCCGGCCCGAGGTCCGCGTCGCGGACGCCGGGCGGCGCGGCGGGCTACGCTGGGAACCTTCAGGGAATCCCGGAAGGAGCACCGGCGCTGTCCCCCACGGTCTTCGTCTCCTACGTCCACGGCACGGACGAGCACAAGCGGCAGGTGCTGGAGTTCGCGCGGTTCCTCCGGGCGCACGGCGTGACCGCCGTCCTCGACCGGTGGACGACGGTCGCCAGGAAGGACTGGTATCCCTGGATAGTCGCCGAGATCCTGCGGGCCGACCACGTGCTGGCGATCGCGTCCGGCCCGTACCGCGACGTGTTCGACGGGCGCACGCCCGCCACGCGCTACCGGGGCTCGCAGGCCGAGGCGGCGCTGCTGCGCGAACTGCTGCACGGCGACCGCGACACCTGGCTGCCGAAGATCCTGCCGGTCGTGCTGCCCGGCCGCCACGCGGACGAGGTCCCGCTGCTGCTGCAACCCCACTCCTGCGACCGCTACCAGGTCACCGGGTTCACCGAGTCCGGCGCGGAGGACCTGCTGCGCGTGATCCACCGCAAGCCCAAGCACATCGCGCCGCCGGTGGGCCCGCCACCCGACCTGCCGCCCCGGACCTGGTGA
- a CDS encoding fibronectin type III domain-containing protein: protein MRALIAPRPGPAAIVASLCAAALLVAAPSSAAVSAVAAADTQPPTAPGRPAPVSATSTSITFEVAPATDNVGVVGYLAYRNGTPSGGIPTGAPNVLTVVSLSPNTYYFFTVTAWDQAGNQSQQSQGAWLSTTP, encoded by the coding sequence ATGCGGGCACTCATCGCGCCGAGACCCGGCCCGGCCGCCATCGTCGCCTCGCTCTGCGCGGCGGCGCTGCTCGTCGCCGCGCCCTCCTCCGCCGCGGTCTCCGCCGTCGCGGCCGCCGACACCCAGCCGCCGACCGCGCCCGGCCGACCGGCGCCGGTGTCCGCCACCTCGACCAGCATCACCTTCGAGGTCGCCCCGGCCACCGACAACGTCGGCGTGGTCGGCTACCTCGCCTACCGGAACGGGACGCCGAGCGGTGGCATCCCGACCGGCGCGCCGAACGTGCTGACCGTCGTGAGCCTGTCCCCGAACACCTATTACTTCTTCACGGTCACGGCCTGGGACCAGGCGGGCAACCAGTCGCAGCAGAGTCAGGGGGCCTGGCTCTCCACCACGCCCTGA
- a CDS encoding response regulator transcription factor, which yields MRVVVAEDLYLLRDGMVRLIEAYGHEVVATATTGTGTLDALRTWRPDVSVVDVRMPPTQSDEGLRAVLAARRELPGLPVLILSQHVEQLYARELLADGAGGIGYFLKESVFDADQFIDALERVAGGGTALDPAVIAKLLSRGSSSRRLDRLTERERAVLGLMAEGLSNQAVAQRLFLSESAISKHTTSIFGKLGITDDDNTNRRVLAVLTYLNNP from the coding sequence GTGCGCGTCGTGGTAGCCGAGGACCTGTACCTCCTGCGTGACGGCATGGTCCGCCTCATCGAGGCGTACGGCCACGAGGTGGTGGCGACGGCGACCACCGGGACCGGGACGCTGGACGCGCTGCGGACGTGGCGGCCGGACGTGTCCGTCGTGGACGTCCGGATGCCGCCGACCCAGTCGGACGAGGGCCTGCGGGCGGTGCTGGCGGCCAGGCGCGAGCTGCCCGGACTGCCGGTCCTGATCCTGTCCCAGCACGTCGAGCAGCTGTACGCCCGCGAACTGCTGGCCGACGGGGCCGGCGGCATCGGGTACTTCCTCAAGGAGAGCGTGTTCGACGCCGACCAGTTCATCGACGCGCTGGAACGCGTCGCCGGCGGCGGGACGGCCCTGGACCCGGCCGTCATCGCCAAGCTGCTGTCCCGCGGGTCGTCGAGCCGCCGGCTCGACCGGCTCACCGAACGCGAGCGCGCCGTGCTGGGCCTCATGGCCGAAGGGCTGTCCAACCAGGCCGTCGCCCAGCGGCTGTTCCTCAGCGAGAGCGCCATCAGCAAGCACACCACGTCGATCTTCGGCAAGCTCGGCATCACCGACGACGACAACACCAACCGCCGCGTCCTGGCCGTGTTGACGTACCTGAACAACCCCTGA
- a CDS encoding helix-turn-helix domain-containing protein, translating into MGVGKVRVLRQERGWTLDALAERAGMTKSYLSKVERGRNTPSIAVAMKLAAALQVDVGKLFGDSADTTDIEVIHADEHTPESADAPAEGSRYLSLAGRIAGKQMLPFVIYPPTTLARCVFREHAGDEFVVVRAGQVEVSFPDRTAHLVAGDSVYFRGGIPHRFRSVGAKPAELVVVIAAPAES; encoded by the coding sequence GTGGGTGTCGGCAAGGTGCGGGTGCTGCGCCAAGAGCGCGGGTGGACGCTAGACGCGCTCGCCGAGCGGGCCGGCATGACGAAGTCGTACCTGTCGAAGGTCGAACGGGGGCGGAACACCCCGTCGATCGCGGTGGCGATGAAGCTGGCCGCGGCGCTCCAGGTCGACGTCGGCAAGCTGTTCGGCGACTCCGCGGACACCACCGACATCGAGGTGATCCACGCGGACGAGCACACGCCCGAGTCCGCCGACGCGCCCGCCGAGGGTTCGCGGTACCTGAGCCTCGCCGGGCGCATCGCGGGCAAGCAGATGTTGCCGTTCGTGATCTACCCGCCCACGACGCTCGCGCGCTGCGTGTTCCGCGAGCACGCGGGCGACGAGTTCGTGGTGGTGCGGGCCGGTCAGGTCGAGGTCAGCTTCCCCGATCGCACCGCCCACCTGGTGGCCGGCGACTCGGTCTACTTCCGCGGCGGCATCCCGCACCGGTTCCGGTCGGTCGGGGCGAAGCCCGCGGAACTCGTCGTGGTCATCGCCGCGCCGGCGGAGAGCTGA
- a CDS encoding glycosyltransferase encodes MRVLLTTWGSRGDVEPLAGLAVALRDLGAQVVVCAPPDEDFAALTARVGVPLVPLGPSVRSVVAGEKPPTAEDAFRLAAELVAARFDVLTSAAEGCDALLATGLLPVGARDVAERLGIRYVFACFHIFGLPSRHFAPGVRPGTPSPDGETDLEVLWEQDAQRVNALYGEALNSHRAAIGLPPVANVRDHVFTDRPWLAADPALCPSEGMTNLDLVRTGAWTLPDDRPLPEGLDEFLDAGEPPVYVGFGSMAAYAPEGIARTAIEVSRAHGRRVVLAGGWAGLTAIDDADDCFVVGEVNQQALFRRVAAVVHHGGAGTTTTAARAGAPQVVVPRIADQPYWAGRVAELGIGAAHHDLAPTPDSLSAVLGTALGPEVRARARALAGEIRVDGAAEAAELLFDAVGGRR; translated from the coding sequence GTGCGTGTGCTGTTGACGACGTGGGGGTCGCGCGGGGACGTCGAGCCGTTGGCGGGTTTGGCGGTGGCGCTGCGGGACCTCGGCGCGCAGGTGGTGGTGTGCGCGCCGCCGGACGAGGACTTCGCGGCGCTGACGGCCCGCGTCGGGGTGCCGCTGGTGCCGCTCGGCCCGAGCGTGCGCTCGGTGGTCGCGGGGGAGAAGCCGCCCACGGCGGAGGACGCGTTCCGGCTCGCGGCCGAGCTGGTCGCCGCCCGGTTCGACGTCCTCACCTCGGCGGCCGAGGGGTGCGACGCGCTGCTCGCGACCGGGCTCCTGCCGGTGGGCGCGCGGGACGTGGCCGAGCGGCTGGGCATCCGCTACGTGTTCGCGTGCTTCCACATCTTCGGGCTGCCCTCGCGGCACTTCGCACCAGGGGTGCGGCCGGGCACGCCGTCCCCGGACGGCGAGACCGATCTCGAAGTGCTGTGGGAGCAGGACGCCCAGCGGGTGAACGCCCTGTACGGCGAGGCGTTGAACAGCCACCGGGCGGCGATCGGCCTGCCGCCGGTGGCCAACGTCCGCGACCACGTCTTCACCGACCGGCCGTGGTTGGCCGCGGACCCGGCGCTGTGCCCGTCGGAGGGCATGACCAACCTCGACCTCGTGCGGACCGGGGCGTGGACGCTGCCCGACGACCGCCCCCTCCCGGAGGGCCTGGACGAGTTCCTGGACGCCGGCGAACCGCCCGTGTACGTGGGCTTCGGCAGCATGGCCGCGTACGCGCCGGAGGGCATCGCCCGGACCGCCATCGAGGTGAGCCGCGCGCACGGCCGCCGCGTGGTCCTCGCCGGCGGCTGGGCGGGCCTCACCGCGATCGACGACGCCGACGACTGCTTCGTCGTCGGCGAGGTCAACCAGCAGGCGCTGTTCCGCCGGGTGGCCGCCGTCGTGCACCACGGCGGCGCGGGCACCACGACGACCGCGGCCCGCGCCGGCGCGCCGCAGGTCGTGGTACCGCGGATCGCCGACCAGCCGTACTGGGCCGGGCGGGTGGCCGAGCTGGGCATCGGCGCGGCCCACCACGACCTGGCGCCGACCCCCGACTCGCTGTCCGCGGTGCTCGGCACGGCTTTGGGTCCCGAGGTCCGGGCGCGGGCGCGGGCACTGGCCGGCGAGATCCGCGTGGACGGAGCGGCGGAGGCCGCGGAACTGCTGTTCGACGCGGTCGGCGGGCGGCGGTAG
- a CDS encoding sensor histidine kinase, whose protein sequence is MRQPGSWVTSVRVGFARACVVLVVVMLVPAVWAAAVTLWLWWGGNPWSWVAPFLWAGLGTFALSRPVCRIVRSLVARWTGTAIPAGYREPGPVIQLSTGYWWNGHSYERTARDAHRDQRWRTRWHDPATWRDLRFTAIAPLTAGVLAAVPPAGLAVAVLGFGGPAFGGLAFGGLAFGQGGSAAVLVGVLGLVVAVAAAPHAWRPLEPVAARFLRPSPAMALADRVDELTAQRADVTVAQAAEIRRIERDLHDGAQARLVALGLSLATAEKLMDAHPDRAKALLREARAGAATSLTELRDLVRGISPPVLTERGLVDALRALALDSPLDTSVHADLRTRLEPPIEAAVYFAVAELLTNAVKHADADRARISLTRHDAGLVVEVEDDGRGGARVRAGGGLAGLRRRLAVFDGTCGITSPPGGPTRVTMVVPCASW, encoded by the coding sequence ATGAGGCAGCCGGGATCGTGGGTGACGAGCGTCCGCGTGGGGTTCGCGCGGGCCTGTGTCGTGCTGGTCGTCGTCATGCTGGTCCCCGCCGTGTGGGCCGCGGCCGTGACGCTCTGGCTCTGGTGGGGTGGGAACCCGTGGTCGTGGGTGGCGCCGTTCTTGTGGGCGGGCCTGGGCACGTTCGCGCTGAGCCGTCCGGTCTGCCGGATCGTGCGCTCGCTCGTCGCGAGGTGGACCGGCACCGCCATACCCGCCGGGTACCGGGAGCCCGGACCGGTGATCCAGCTGTCGACCGGGTACTGGTGGAACGGGCACTCCTACGAGCGCACCGCTCGGGACGCGCACCGCGACCAGCGGTGGCGCACCCGGTGGCACGACCCCGCCACCTGGCGCGACCTGAGGTTCACAGCGATCGCGCCGCTCACAGCGGGCGTGCTCGCGGCCGTCCCGCCGGCCGGCCTGGCGGTGGCGGTCCTCGGGTTCGGCGGGCCGGCGTTCGGCGGGCTCGCGTTCGGCGGGCTCGCGTTCGGGCAAGGCGGGTCCGCCGCCGTGCTGGTCGGCGTGCTCGGCCTGGTCGTGGCCGTCGCCGCCGCACCGCACGCCTGGCGGCCCCTCGAACCGGTGGCCGCCCGCTTCCTGCGCCCGTCGCCGGCGATGGCGCTGGCCGACCGGGTGGACGAGCTGACCGCCCAGCGCGCGGACGTCACCGTCGCGCAGGCCGCCGAGATCCGGCGCATCGAACGCGACCTGCACGACGGGGCGCAGGCGCGCCTGGTCGCGCTCGGGCTGTCGCTCGCGACCGCGGAGAAGCTGATGGACGCCCATCCCGACCGGGCGAAGGCGTTGCTGCGGGAGGCGCGTGCCGGCGCCGCCACCTCGCTGACCGAGCTGCGCGACCTCGTGCGGGGCATCAGCCCGCCGGTGCTCACCGAGCGGGGCCTCGTCGACGCCCTGCGCGCCCTCGCCCTGGACAGCCCGCTCGACACCAGCGTCCACGCCGACCTCCGGACGCGCCTGGAACCGCCGATCGAGGCCGCCGTGTACTTCGCCGTCGCCGAACTGCTGACCAACGCCGTCAAGCACGCCGACGCCGACCGGGCGCGGATCTCCCTCACCCGGCACGACGCCGGGCTGGTGGTCGAGGTCGAGGACGACGGCCGGGGCGGTGCCCGCGTGCGCGCCGGCGGCGGGCTGGCGGGGCTGCGCCGACGCCTCGCGGTCTTCGACGGCACGTGCGGGATCACCAGCCCGCCGGGCGGCCCGACCCGCGTGACGATGGTGGTGCCGTGCGCGTCGTGGTAG